CTGGAAATCCTTCTGCGATATGACCAAGAACCAAAGCGCGATACCGAAGATCAGTGCTGTTATCTTTATTACGATGTTTCCCATTGTTGCCCTATAAAGAACCCTCTAAAATTTAGTTATAATTCACCTCGTGTTCGGACAACTCGGTTATTTAGTATCGGAAACTTTCCGCGGAATGAGGCAACACCGCACGGTGATCCTTCCCTCGTTTGCGACCATTTTCCTTTGTTCCCTATTGTTGACGGCCTCTTTCGTGATATTCGGGGGTGTCGTCCGTGTTCTTTCCATGGAAAAGAACCTCTATGCGGTGGAGGCTTTTTTGCCGGAATCGTTGGATGCCGATTCGCTTCGCGTTATTCAGGACCGCCTGGAACATACCAAGCACGTGGATTCGGTGGTCTTTGTCAGCGCTGATTCCGCACTGGCGGATTTCCGCAGGCATTTCTCGGGAGAGATGCTTGACCTTGTAGAAGGCAACCCCATTCCGCCCTTTTTCAGGGTGACCCTGGATGAAAACAGCAAGGATCCTGCGACCTTGGCCGAGCTGAGAAACGCTCTTGCCCGAGAGGATTACTTTGAAGAGGTGCAGGCCCCGGTCGAATGGGTTGAAAAGATTGCCGCCTGGAAATTCCGTATGGTTTTCTGGCCGATATGCATCAGCGTACTTCTGCTGTTTATCCTTTCGCTCATTATCTGCAATTCGGTACGCCTTTCCCTGTTCTCCAGGAGATTGTTGGTCGAGAACATGAAGTATGCGGGCGGAAGTCATTTCTTTATTGAGTTTCCGTTTGTGATGCAGGGCGTTGTCCAGGGAGTCGTTGGCTCCGGACTTGCTGTGTTGCTTGTGGCGACCGTGGTCCGTTCGGTGGCGGACGCATTCCCGATTGTGGCGGCGAATCTGGCGGGGTTCGGCCTTGCGCTTGCCGTCGTTGTTTTGTTGGTGACCGTGTTGTCGGGGTATTTCAGTTTCCGTACCGTGCGCGGTTTCCTTTCGGTCAAGCGTGGCGAACAGGAATAACATGCGCCTCCTTTTCTTGATAGTTTGTCTTGTGCTAGGTTTCGGATTTTCGGATTCCTATGCCAAGGCTCCTGCGAAATCTGGCAAGTCGTCGAAACCAGCGGCATCTGCCAAGGCTGCGCCCAAGGCGGCGAAGTCTTCGTCCAAGTCCAAGACCTCTGCGGTGACCAAGAAGACCGATGCGCAGATCAGTGAGCAGAAAAATGCGCTCAAGAAACTGGAATCGGACCTAGCGAAAAAACGTCAGGAGCTGGCGCTCCTGGAAACGGAAGAAAAGGGCGTCCTGAACACGATCTCGGTGCTGGACCAGAACCTGAACCAGACGCGAACTTACATCTCGGAACTTTCCAGGAGCGAGGGGATGCTGGAACGGGCGATTGTCCAACTTTCGGCCGATATCGATTCTCTGGACCGGAAAATCGAGGTGCGCAAGGCTGCCATGAAAAAGCGTATCCGCAATTTGTACGTAGTCGGACGCAGCAGCGAGGCCCGTGTCCTGTACAGTCTACTCACGCAGGAGGGCAATCCCGACCGTCAGGTTTACTGGGTTCATCATATTTTGAACCAGGACCGTCAGGAAATAGAAATGCTGCAGCAACTGGTGCAGGAACGCGACGAAAAGAAACAGCTGGAAAGTTCGCACCTTTCAGATTTAAAACTGTTGCGCACCAAGAAGGCGGCAGAAGAAAAGGGACTTGTTTCGCAGATGAGCGGCCAGGAAAAGATGCTCATGAGCTTGAAGCACGACCAGAACATGCAGCGCCGCGCACTCAAGGAATTCGAACAGAACCAGAAAACGATGCTTGCGCTTATCAAGAAGTTAGAAGAACGCCGCAAGAAGGAA
The sequence above is drawn from the Fibrobacter sp. UWH4 genome and encodes:
- a CDS encoding ABC transporter permease, which gives rise to MEKNLYAVEAFLPESLDADSLRVIQDRLEHTKHVDSVVFVSADSALADFRRHFSGEMLDLVEGNPIPPFFRVTLDENSKDPATLAELRNALAREDYFEEVQAPVEWVEKIAAWKFRMVFWPICISVLLLFILSLIICNSVRLSLFSRRLLVENMKYAGGSHFFIEFPFVMQGVVQGVVGSGLAVLLVATVVRSVADAFPIVAANLAGFGLALAVVVLLVTVLSGYFSFRTVRGFLSVKRGEQE
- a CDS encoding murein hydrolase activator EnvC translates to MLGFGFSDSYAKAPAKSGKSSKPAASAKAAPKAAKSSSKSKTSAVTKKTDAQISEQKNALKKLESDLAKKRQELALLETEEKGVLNTISVLDQNLNQTRTYISELSRSEGMLERAIVQLSADIDSLDRKIEVRKAAMKKRIRNLYVVGRSSEARVLYSLLTQEGNPDRQVYWVHHILNQDRQEIEMLQQLVQERDEKKQLESSHLSDLKLLRTKKAAEEKGLVSQMSGQEKMLMSLKHDQNMQRRALKEFEQNQKTMLALIKKLEERRKKEIEQAKKEEAARKAREKAEKSKKGKKKDSKAPSKTVEKPKVVVAESVKGPKCMPLKGEIISNYGLQEHPVLHIMTRNLGVEIRGKRGDAVRSAAAGTVVMVSEIDGRGPSVIIEHAGGTYSVYGHLKSIRVQEGKEVRNCEEIGEVGDVASLNGIKLYFQVSEGTQTVDPLQWLKTK